A part of Xenopus tropicalis strain Nigerian chromosome 4, UCB_Xtro_10.0, whole genome shotgun sequence genomic DNA contains:
- the fgd3 gene encoding FYVE, RhoGEF and PH domain-containing protein 3 isoform X1 yields MNRMTGPRAEGRSCAPSQLRCHIESSAFGRPQQVGPVPCIQQSARKWKCKPRPIRTLPSEKPQVPPKPAHLKASGKEILNHRIPPAPSKPLPLVPKPPRRPGVKERGKSGTSDINLLIKKFESLRQPVQFGRHSRYHFSARMEQGTSPLCCPHVSARDSGSESGVPLGEPGRTAEEEPTAELPMDNLKMRDLTINDINNRGGNNASVNRTERPPQENGNLTVDHNDNGKIPNRDSGIDSPSCSVVGEGFSNDESAEPKKLSLPVHMVEIGIVRKNSDSSSVDQKRDSTQDEDSDLDEGSSEEHEAMEVPKAESVDPTKCSEQQRLYNIARELLQTEEAYVKRLDLLDQVFCTRLLSAGVPQEVINGIFSNISSIYRFHYQFLLPELKARIMQEWDTNPRIGDILQKLAPFLKMYGEYVKNFDKAMDMVNSWTQRSSTFKEVVHTIQKDPVCGNLTLQHHMLEPVQRIPRYELLLKDYLKKLPDDSPDRKDSEKSLELISTAANHSNAAIRKMEKMHKLLEVYERLGGEEDIVNPANELIKEGHIQKLSAKNGTTQDRYLYLFNSMLLYCVPKLRLMGQKFSVREKIDIAGIQVQETVKNNSPHMFQIIGKKRSLELQARTEEEKKEWIQVIQATIEKHKQNSETFRAFNSSFSRDDEHCPDSPVPGTGPPDYSSGMDGCSSPGGADSFRKSCKIKREKEKQNCKGCGESFNSITKRRHHCKQCGAVICAKCSEFKLLAENSRHNRVCKECFPLVSSVSGSPGGTTESGDTKKKVEKQNSLSPENCVFSSSLLFLEKGRTWTKVWVSVPRNEPLVMYLQGGSQDGRPPRAIPLPGYEVGLPSAGDKVDLKHVFKLSQSQQVLFFGAEDEDLLQKWKGILSKASRGDPPIVAEDPEKL; encoded by the exons GTCGCAGCTGCGCTCCCTCCCAGCTCAGATGTCACATTGAATCGAGTGCGTTCGGGCGGCCGCAGCAAGTTGGCCCCGTACCATGTATCCAGCAAAGCGCAAGGAAGTGGAAGTGCAAACCTCGGCCAATCAGAACACTTCCCTCCGAAAAACCCCAAG TGCCCCCTAAACCCGCCCATCTGAAAGCATCGGGGAAAGAAATACTAAACCACCGAATTCCTCCTGCCCCCTCAAAGCCATTGCCCCTGGTACCCAAACCCCCCCGCCGGCCTGGGGTTAAAGAGCGGGGCAAGTCTGGAACCTCCGACATCAACCTCCTCATCAAGAAGTTTGAGAGCCTCAG GCAGCCCGTCCAGTTTGGGAGACACAGTCGGTACCATTTTAGTGCCAGGATGGAGCAAGGGACGAGCCCCCTGTGTTGCCCCCATGTTTCTGCGAGGGACTCGGGGTCGGAGAGTGGGGTCCCTTTGGGGGAGCCGGGCAGGACGGCGGAGGAGGAACCCACTGCAGAGCTGCCCATGGATAATCTCAAAATGAGAGACCTTACAATAAACGATATTAACAACCGCGGGGGTAACAACGCCTCTGTGAACAGGACTGAGCGCCCCCCGCAAGAGAACGGAAACCTGACCGTCGATCACAACGACAATGGGAAAATTCCCAACAGGGACAGCGGCATCGACAGCCCTTCCTGCAGCGTGGTCGGGGAGGGGTTCTCCAACGACGAGAGCGCCGAGCCCAAAAAGCTCTCCCTGCCGGTCCACATGGTGGAAATTGGGATTGTCCGGAAGAACTCGGACTCGTCGTCTGTGGATCAGAAACGGGACTCGACCCAAGATGAGGACAGCGACCTGGACGAGGGCAGCAGCGAAGAACATGAAGCCATGGAGGTGCCCAAGGCAGAGAGCGTCGATCCCACCAAA TGTTCTGAGCAGCAGAGACTGTACAACATCGCCAGAGAGCTGCTACAGACGGAGGAGGCGTATGTGAAGAGGCTGGATCTGCTGGATCAG GTGTTCTGCACAAGGTTGTTATCTGCCGGGGTCCCCCAGGAGGTGATCAATGGAATATTCTCCAATATATCCTCCATCTATCGCTTTCACTATCAGTTCCTCCTTCCCGAACTAAAGGCGAGAATAATGCAAGAGTG GGATACGAACCCGCGGATCGGGGATATCCTACAGAAACTCGCCCCGTTCCTGAAGATGTACGGGGAATACGTCAAGAACTTCGATAAAGCGATGGATATGGTCAACAGCTGGACCCAGCGCTCTTCTACCTTTAAGGAGGTAGTTCATACAATACAG AAGGACCCGGTGTGCGGGAACCTGACCCTGCAGCACCACATGTTGGAGCCGGTGCAGAGGATTCCCCGCTACGAGCTGCTCCTGAAGGATTATCTGAAGAAACTCCCAGACGACTCTCCGGATCGCAAGGATTCAGAAA AGTCCCTGGAGTTAATTTCTACTGCGGCCAATCACTCAAACGCAGCCATCCGCAAAATG GAGAAGATGCACAAACTGCTGGAGGTGTATGAGCGACTCGGGGGGGAGGAGGATATAGTTAATCCGGCCAATGAGCTCATtaaggaggggcacatacagaaactGTCGGCGAAGAACGGGACCACGCAGGACCGGTACCTGTACCTG TTTAACAGCATGCTCCTGTACTGCGTCCCCAAGCTGCGCCTCATGGGCCAGAAGTTCAGCGTCCGGGAGAAGATCGACATCGCCGGGATCCAG GTACAGGAGACCGTGAAGAACAATTCCCCTCATATGTTCCAGATAATCGGCAAAAAGAGATCCCTGGAGCTGCAGGCGAG GAcagaggaggagaagaaggaatGGATACAG GTCATCCAAGCCACGATCGAGAAGCACAAACAGAACAGCGAGACCTTCCGGGCGTTTAACAGTTCCTTTTCCAGAGACGATGAGCATTGCCCCGATTCCCCG GTGCCGGGCACGGGCCCCCCGGATTATTCCTCAGGGATGGACGGCTGCAGCTCTCCTGGAGGG GCCGATTCCTTCCGGAAATCCTGTAAGATAAAGCGGGAGAAGGAGAAGCAAAACTGCAAGGGCTGCGGGGAGAGTTTCAACTCCATAACGAAGCGCAGGCACCACTGCAAGCAATGCGGCGCC GTGATTTGCGCAAAGTGCTCGGAGTTCAAGCTGCTGGCGGAGAACAGTCGGCATAACCGGGTCTGTAAGGAGTGTTTCCCTCTCGTCTCCTCTGTCTCGGGGAGTCCGGGGGGCACCACAGAGTCGGGGGACACAAAGAAGAAAGTGGAG AAGCAGAATTCCTTGTCTCCGGAAAACTGTGTGTTCAGCAGTAGCCTCCTGTTCCTGGAGAAGGGGAGAACGTGGACGAAAGTGTGGGTGTCGGTGCCCAGGAACGAGCCCCTCGTCATGTATCTGCAGGGGGGCAGCCAG GATGGGCGGCCCCCCCGGGCAATACCGTTGCCAGGATACGAAGTGGGTTTGCCAAGCGCCGGTGACAAAGTGGACTTGAAACACGTATTTAAACTGTCGCAGTCGCAGCAAGTTCTGTTCTTCGGGGCGGAGGATGAGGATTTGCTGCAGAAGTGGAAGGGGATTCTCAGTAAAGCCTCTCGGGGGGACCCCCCCATTGTGGCAGAGGATCCAGAAAAGCTCTAG
- the fgd3 gene encoding FYVE, RhoGEF and PH domain-containing protein 3 isoform X2, with product MEQGTSPLCCPHVSARDSGSESGVPLGEPGRTAEEEPTAELPMDNLKMRDLTINDINNRGGNNASVNRTERPPQENGNLTVDHNDNGKIPNRDSGIDSPSCSVVGEGFSNDESAEPKKLSLPVHMVEIGIVRKNSDSSSVDQKRDSTQDEDSDLDEGSSEEHEAMEVPKAESVDPTKCSEQQRLYNIARELLQTEEAYVKRLDLLDQVFCTRLLSAGVPQEVINGIFSNISSIYRFHYQFLLPELKARIMQEWDTNPRIGDILQKLAPFLKMYGEYVKNFDKAMDMVNSWTQRSSTFKEVVHTIQKDPVCGNLTLQHHMLEPVQRIPRYELLLKDYLKKLPDDSPDRKDSEKSLELISTAANHSNAAIRKMEKMHKLLEVYERLGGEEDIVNPANELIKEGHIQKLSAKNGTTQDRYLYLFNSMLLYCVPKLRLMGQKFSVREKIDIAGIQVQETVKNNSPHMFQIIGKKRSLELQARTEEEKKEWIQVIQATIEKHKQNSETFRAFNSSFSRDDEHCPDSPVPGTGPPDYSSGMDGCSSPGGADSFRKSCKIKREKEKQNCKGCGESFNSITKRRHHCKQCGAVICAKCSEFKLLAENSRHNRVCKECFPLVSSVSGSPGGTTESGDTKKKVEKQNSLSPENCVFSSSLLFLEKGRTWTKVWVSVPRNEPLVMYLQGGSQDGRPPRAIPLPGYEVGLPSAGDKVDLKHVFKLSQSQQVLFFGAEDEDLLQKWKGILSKASRGDPPIVAEDPEKL from the exons ATGGAGCAAGGGACGAGCCCCCTGTGTTGCCCCCATGTTTCTGCGAGGGACTCGGGGTCGGAGAGTGGGGTCCCTTTGGGGGAGCCGGGCAGGACGGCGGAGGAGGAACCCACTGCAGAGCTGCCCATGGATAATCTCAAAATGAGAGACCTTACAATAAACGATATTAACAACCGCGGGGGTAACAACGCCTCTGTGAACAGGACTGAGCGCCCCCCGCAAGAGAACGGAAACCTGACCGTCGATCACAACGACAATGGGAAAATTCCCAACAGGGACAGCGGCATCGACAGCCCTTCCTGCAGCGTGGTCGGGGAGGGGTTCTCCAACGACGAGAGCGCCGAGCCCAAAAAGCTCTCCCTGCCGGTCCACATGGTGGAAATTGGGATTGTCCGGAAGAACTCGGACTCGTCGTCTGTGGATCAGAAACGGGACTCGACCCAAGATGAGGACAGCGACCTGGACGAGGGCAGCAGCGAAGAACATGAAGCCATGGAGGTGCCCAAGGCAGAGAGCGTCGATCCCACCAAA TGTTCTGAGCAGCAGAGACTGTACAACATCGCCAGAGAGCTGCTACAGACGGAGGAGGCGTATGTGAAGAGGCTGGATCTGCTGGATCAG GTGTTCTGCACAAGGTTGTTATCTGCCGGGGTCCCCCAGGAGGTGATCAATGGAATATTCTCCAATATATCCTCCATCTATCGCTTTCACTATCAGTTCCTCCTTCCCGAACTAAAGGCGAGAATAATGCAAGAGTG GGATACGAACCCGCGGATCGGGGATATCCTACAGAAACTCGCCCCGTTCCTGAAGATGTACGGGGAATACGTCAAGAACTTCGATAAAGCGATGGATATGGTCAACAGCTGGACCCAGCGCTCTTCTACCTTTAAGGAGGTAGTTCATACAATACAG AAGGACCCGGTGTGCGGGAACCTGACCCTGCAGCACCACATGTTGGAGCCGGTGCAGAGGATTCCCCGCTACGAGCTGCTCCTGAAGGATTATCTGAAGAAACTCCCAGACGACTCTCCGGATCGCAAGGATTCAGAAA AGTCCCTGGAGTTAATTTCTACTGCGGCCAATCACTCAAACGCAGCCATCCGCAAAATG GAGAAGATGCACAAACTGCTGGAGGTGTATGAGCGACTCGGGGGGGAGGAGGATATAGTTAATCCGGCCAATGAGCTCATtaaggaggggcacatacagaaactGTCGGCGAAGAACGGGACCACGCAGGACCGGTACCTGTACCTG TTTAACAGCATGCTCCTGTACTGCGTCCCCAAGCTGCGCCTCATGGGCCAGAAGTTCAGCGTCCGGGAGAAGATCGACATCGCCGGGATCCAG GTACAGGAGACCGTGAAGAACAATTCCCCTCATATGTTCCAGATAATCGGCAAAAAGAGATCCCTGGAGCTGCAGGCGAG GAcagaggaggagaagaaggaatGGATACAG GTCATCCAAGCCACGATCGAGAAGCACAAACAGAACAGCGAGACCTTCCGGGCGTTTAACAGTTCCTTTTCCAGAGACGATGAGCATTGCCCCGATTCCCCG GTGCCGGGCACGGGCCCCCCGGATTATTCCTCAGGGATGGACGGCTGCAGCTCTCCTGGAGGG GCCGATTCCTTCCGGAAATCCTGTAAGATAAAGCGGGAGAAGGAGAAGCAAAACTGCAAGGGCTGCGGGGAGAGTTTCAACTCCATAACGAAGCGCAGGCACCACTGCAAGCAATGCGGCGCC GTGATTTGCGCAAAGTGCTCGGAGTTCAAGCTGCTGGCGGAGAACAGTCGGCATAACCGGGTCTGTAAGGAGTGTTTCCCTCTCGTCTCCTCTGTCTCGGGGAGTCCGGGGGGCACCACAGAGTCGGGGGACACAAAGAAGAAAGTGGAG AAGCAGAATTCCTTGTCTCCGGAAAACTGTGTGTTCAGCAGTAGCCTCCTGTTCCTGGAGAAGGGGAGAACGTGGACGAAAGTGTGGGTGTCGGTGCCCAGGAACGAGCCCCTCGTCATGTATCTGCAGGGGGGCAGCCAG GATGGGCGGCCCCCCCGGGCAATACCGTTGCCAGGATACGAAGTGGGTTTGCCAAGCGCCGGTGACAAAGTGGACTTGAAACACGTATTTAAACTGTCGCAGTCGCAGCAAGTTCTGTTCTTCGGGGCGGAGGATGAGGATTTGCTGCAGAAGTGGAAGGGGATTCTCAGTAAAGCCTCTCGGGGGGACCCCCCCATTGTGGCAGAGGATCCAGAAAAGCTCTAG